In one window of Zhihengliuella sp. ISTPL4 DNA:
- a CDS encoding metal-dependent transcriptional regulator, whose amino-acid sequence MTDLIDTTEMYLRTILELEEENIVPLRARISERLGHSGPTVSQTVGRMERDGLVVVSEDRTLELTDAGRRKAVDVMRKHRLAERLLSDVIGLDWAFVHEEACRWEHVMSEQVERRLVELLGHPTESPYGNPIPGLDQLGDLPARTFDEGVIGLVQRLNAAGEPVEGTVRRLAEPAQVDPELLEQLRDAGVIPGARGDFRFNEGYVLIQMDGKEEGLELPVELASHIFLVGEPA is encoded by the coding sequence GACCGATCTGATCGACACCACGGAGATGTATCTCCGCACCATCCTCGAACTCGAGGAGGAGAACATCGTGCCGCTGCGGGCGCGCATCTCGGAGCGCCTCGGGCACTCGGGTCCCACCGTCTCGCAGACGGTCGGGCGCATGGAACGCGACGGTCTCGTCGTGGTCTCCGAGGACCGCACGCTCGAACTCACCGACGCCGGCCGCCGCAAAGCCGTCGACGTGATGCGCAAGCACCGCCTCGCGGAGCGGCTGCTGTCCGACGTGATCGGTCTGGACTGGGCCTTCGTGCACGAAGAGGCCTGCCGCTGGGAGCACGTCATGAGCGAGCAGGTGGAGCGCCGCCTCGTCGAACTGCTGGGGCACCCCACCGAGTCGCCGTACGGCAACCCGATCCCGGGTCTCGACCAGCTCGGCGATCTTCCGGCGCGCACCTTCGACGAGGGTGTCATCGGCCTCGTGCAGCGACTGAACGCCGCCGGCGAGCCGGTCGAGGGCACGGTCCGCCGCCTCGCCGAGCCCGCGCAGGTCGACCCCGAACTCCTGGAGCAGCTGCGCGATGCGGGCGTCATCCCCGGCGCCCGCGGGGACTTCCGCTTCAACGAGGGCTACGTGCTCATCCAGATGGACGGCAAAGAAGAGGGCCTCGAGCTTCCCGTGGAGCTCGCCTCGCACATCTTCCTCGTCGGTGAGCCGGCCTGA
- a CDS encoding M23 family metallopeptidase → MAADIEPPAKKSEDRGVARRTAPRISARKIAAPLRSVAIFGAVGALVAAVALPAYAASKPTDATAQTVQQLAAVDAQSLVVASEATAAPLVRGAFSATTPEEIEKKKAEEAAAAAARAAAAAAASTSTSSSGNFNTAGYALVAPGSGQVRYPLPLGSWNVSRTVGGGHNGADMLAPAGTPIYAAAAGVVRASAESIGGYGVAVMLDSVVGGQRVQTTYGHMLYGSRQVQAGQTVAAGQLIGYVGSTGRSTANHLHFEVWINGGLVEPMSWLSVNAG, encoded by the coding sequence TTGGCCGCAGACATCGAACCGCCCGCGAAGAAATCTGAAGATCGAGGAGTCGCCCGGCGCACCGCGCCGCGGATCAGCGCCCGGAAGATCGCAGCCCCCCTCCGGTCGGTCGCGATCTTCGGTGCGGTCGGCGCCCTCGTCGCCGCCGTCGCGCTTCCCGCGTATGCGGCGTCGAAGCCGACGGACGCCACCGCCCAGACCGTCCAGCAGCTCGCTGCGGTCGACGCGCAGTCGCTCGTCGTCGCATCGGAAGCCACGGCCGCTCCGCTCGTGCGCGGTGCGTTCAGCGCGACGACGCCCGAGGAGATCGAGAAGAAGAAGGCCGAGGAGGCCGCTGCGGCCGCCGCCCGTGCCGCCGCCGCTGCGGCCGCGTCCACCTCGACGTCATCTTCGGGCAACTTCAACACCGCCGGTTACGCGCTCGTGGCCCCCGGCTCCGGCCAGGTCCGCTACCCGTTGCCGCTGGGTTCCTGGAACGTCAGCCGCACCGTCGGCGGCGGTCACAACGGCGCCGACATGCTCGCCCCGGCGGGCACTCCCATCTATGCCGCGGCCGCCGGTGTCGTCCGCGCCTCCGCCGAGAGCATCGGCGGCTACGGCGTCGCGGTGATGCTCGACAGCGTCGTGGGCGGGCAGCGCGTGCAGACCACCTACGGACACATGCTCTACGGCTCGCGTCAGGTGCAGGCCGGGCAGACGGTCGCCGCCGGCCAGCTGATCGGCTACGTCGGCAGCACCGGCCGCTCGACCGCGAACCACCTCCACTTCGAGGTCTGGATCAACGGCGGCCTGGTCGAGCCGATGTCCTGGCTCTCGGTCAACGCCGGCTGA